One Dictyoglomus turgidum DSM 6724 DNA window includes the following coding sequences:
- a CDS encoding sensory rhodopsin transducer: MNKEIGAKIWLIPDAYLPEIGDPNLPSHESTCILNVNDKPAKVKFTFYFEDRDPIESKEIIVLPERTWHVRLDKSEEILGVKLERNVPFAIKVESDVKIVVQHSRLDTRQPNLSYMTAIAWNVD; encoded by the coding sequence ATGAATAAAGAAATAGGTGCAAAGATTTGGCTTATTCCTGATGCTTATTTGCCTGAAATTGGCGATCCTAATTTACCAAGCCATGAATCAACTTGTATTTTAAATGTTAATGATAAACCCGCTAAGGTTAAATTCACTTTTTATTTTGAAGATAGGGATCCCATAGAATCTAAAGAAATAATTGTACTTCCCGAAAGAACTTGGCATGTAAGACTGGATAAATCAGAGGAGATTCTTGGAGTTAAACTTGAAAGAAATGTGCCTTTTGCAATAAAGGTGGAGAGTGATGTAAAGATTGTAGTTCAGCATTCAAGACTGGATACTCGTCAACCTAATCTTTCTTATATGACTGCCATAGCATGGAATGTTGATTAA
- a CDS encoding ABC transporter permease produces the protein MKIRLRITWEIILLILIVLVFLVSSFFSPYFLDIVNLLDNTTNFMEKGLISLAMTYIIISGNIDISVASNMGMTSAFMGVLHRMGTNIWICALVGLIIATLGGYLNGYLIVRFRLPAIAVTLGTYALYRGIAYILLQDTAVGIESESFMYLGQGYIAGTPVPFSLVLYVIFAIIFGFVLHKTTFGRYVYSIGNNEQACKFSGIPVEKIKIVLFTIAGFMSGLGAILLTSRLSSIRPDIGSGLELEVIATVVLGGVSILGGSGNMIGVVLSLFLIGFLTYSLNLLNIPSQVITIIMGSLLVGTVVISNLLEQRRARAVK, from the coding sequence ATGAAGATAAGGTTAAGAATAACTTGGGAAATAATACTTCTCATATTAATTGTTCTGGTCTTTTTAGTAAGTAGTTTTTTCTCGCCTTACTTTTTAGATATAGTTAATCTGTTGGACAATACTACAAACTTTATGGAAAAAGGGCTTATTTCTCTTGCAATGACTTACATTATTATAAGTGGCAATATAGATATCTCAGTGGCATCTAACATGGGAATGACTTCTGCTTTTATGGGAGTTCTCCATAGAATGGGAACTAATATTTGGATCTGTGCCCTTGTGGGGCTTATAATTGCTACCTTAGGAGGTTATTTAAATGGGTATTTGATTGTAAGATTTAGGCTTCCAGCTATTGCAGTGACCTTAGGTACCTATGCTCTGTATAGGGGAATAGCTTATATTTTGCTTCAAGATACAGCTGTTGGGATTGAATCAGAGAGCTTTATGTATTTAGGACAGGGTTATATTGCAGGGACTCCTGTTCCTTTTTCCTTAGTTTTGTACGTTATTTTTGCTATCATTTTTGGTTTTGTCTTACATAAAACCACCTTTGGAAGATATGTTTATTCTATCGGAAATAATGAACAGGCTTGTAAGTTTTCAGGAATTCCAGTGGAAAAGATAAAAATAGTTCTTTTTACCATTGCTGGTTTTATGTCTGGATTAGGAGCTATTCTTCTTACCTCCCGATTGAGTAGCATAAGGCCGGATATTGGTAGTGGTTTGGAGCTTGAGGTTATTGCAACGGTAGTTCTTGGAGGGGTTAGCATTCTTGGAGGATCTGGAAATATGATTGGGGTTGTTTTGTCTTTGTTTTTAATTGGTTTCTTAACCTATAGTCTAAATTTGTTAAACATACCCAGCCAGGTAATAACCATAATTATGGGTTCACTTCTTGTAGGAACAGTAGTCATATCTAATTTGTTAGAACAAAGAAGGGCAAGGGCAGTCAAATAA
- a CDS encoding class II aldolase/adducin family protein, whose amino-acid sequence MNSEIEKVKRELVKIGKRIAQENLIVGPGGNISAKVGNRVYIKASGISFEDATEDDYIGVDFNSGEVIEGDKKPSSEIWMHLECYKVREDVKAVVHTHPIYSIAYAFQDEPLKLFTPDMVALLGGEIPVVEYVVPGGKEFAGVVGGVIKNHNGVLVKNHGLVTVGSNLKEALYRTLLIENSIKTIFVAKLFGKMGFFTKEQIEEIDSLEVEKYRRKLLKEKG is encoded by the coding sequence ATGAATTCTGAAATAGAGAAGGTAAAAAGGGAACTTGTAAAAATAGGGAAAAGGATAGCACAGGAAAATTTAATTGTGGGACCTGGAGGAAATATTAGTGCAAAAGTTGGAAATAGAGTTTATATAAAGGCGAGCGGTATTTCTTTTGAAGATGCCACAGAAGATGACTATATTGGTGTTGATTTTAATTCTGGCGAAGTAATTGAAGGTGATAAAAAACCTTCTTCCGAAATATGGATGCATCTTGAATGTTATAAAGTAAGAGAGGATGTTAAGGCAGTAGTACACACCCATCCTATATATTCAATTGCTTATGCTTTTCAAGATGAACCTTTAAAATTATTCACACCTGATATGGTGGCTCTTCTTGGGGGAGAAATTCCTGTAGTAGAATATGTGGTGCCCGGTGGTAAGGAGTTTGCAGGAGTAGTTGGAGGCGTTATAAAAAATCATAATGGGGTCCTTGTTAAAAATCATGGATTGGTAACAGTAGGAAGTAATCTCAAAGAAGCGCTTTATAGAACTCTCTTAATTGAGAATTCCATAAAGACAATATTTGTAGCAAAATTGTTTGGTAAGATGGGCTTCTTTACAAAAGAACAAATTGAAGAAATTGACAGCTTAGAGGTGGAAAAATATAGGAGAAAACTACTAAAAGAAAAAGGTTGA
- a CDS encoding SDR family oxidoreductase produces the protein MRSLENKIALITGASRGIGEEIAKRLAKEKVNLALIARDEKRLRELKEKLEKENINVFILSIDLREKNAPKTVIGEVIRHFERLDILINNAGTALSKPIIETSEEEWDEIMTINAKVPYFLCKYAIPYLKNSEIPTIINISSVVGYKGYVNQSAYTASKHALHGFTKVLAQEVHEYGIRVHLISPGGVATDLVNKVRPDLEKALLIQPSEIAEIIVFLLKFRNNAVIDEIQVRRKDNIPWR, from the coding sequence ATGAGAAGTCTTGAAAATAAAATAGCATTAATAACTGGGGCAAGTAGGGGGATAGGAGAAGAAATAGCAAAGAGACTTGCAAAAGAAAAAGTTAATCTTGCTCTTATAGCAAGAGATGAAAAAAGACTAAGGGAACTTAAAGAGAAATTAGAGAAGGAAAATATAAATGTTTTCATATTATCCATAGATCTAAGAGAGAAAAATGCACCAAAAACTGTAATAGGAGAAGTAATAAGACATTTTGAAAGGTTAGATATACTAATAAATAATGCAGGAACAGCCTTATCTAAGCCTATTATTGAAACTTCAGAAGAGGAATGGGATGAAATAATGACCATTAATGCAAAAGTGCCTTATTTTTTATGTAAGTATGCTATTCCCTATTTAAAGAATTCAGAGATTCCTACAATTATAAATATCTCTTCGGTGGTAGGGTACAAGGGTTATGTAAATCAAAGTGCTTATACTGCCTCAAAACATGCATTACATGGATTTACAAAAGTCCTTGCTCAAGAAGTCCACGAATATGGAATAAGAGTGCACTTAATTTCCCCAGGGGGTGTAGCAACAGATCTTGTAAATAAAGTAAGGCCTGATCTTGAAAAGGCATTACTGATTCAGCCCTCCGAGATCGCAGAAATAATTGTTTTCTTATTAAAATTTAGAAATAATGCTGTTATTGACGAGATACAAGTAAGAAGAAAAGATAATATCCCCTGGAGATAA
- a CDS encoding zinc-binding dehydrogenase — translation METIALRMYGKMDLRLEKFELPEIKEDEILAEIISDTSCPSTYKEIVQGPDHPRVPKDVDKNPVIVGHEMAGVILKVGSKWKGKYEEGQKFTIQPALLYERGPVGVLSAPGYSYKYLGGLATKVVIPNEVMEQDCLLIYEGDAFYKASLIEPLSCVIGAVNAQYHTRENSYEHIMGIKRGGKTAILGGAGPMGLAFLAYLIYGPQNPSLLVITDIDDAKLQRAMKAFPKEEVNKKGIDIRFVNPTRDQSYKEIKYDDIFILYPSPKLVEEADSLLARDGCLNFFAGPTDHNFIACVNFYKVHYDKHHFVATSGGNADDMKIALDLIQRGVIDPSPMITHIGGLNVARDVLLNFPNISGGKKLIYTHIRFPLSEIEDFERLSVEGPEELKDIYRDLAQIVKDNNGWWCKEAEEYLLKRGEKIDV, via the coding sequence ATGGAAACAATAGCTTTAAGAATGTATGGGAAGATGGATTTAAGACTTGAGAAATTTGAACTTCCTGAGATTAAGGAAGATGAAATACTTGCGGAGATAATTTCAGATACCAGTTGTCCTTCCACCTACAAAGAAATTGTTCAAGGTCCGGATCATCCAAGAGTTCCAAAGGATGTGGACAAAAATCCTGTTATTGTAGGGCATGAAATGGCAGGAGTAATTTTGAAAGTGGGGTCTAAATGGAAGGGAAAATATGAGGAGGGTCAAAAGTTTACAATTCAACCTGCTTTGCTGTATGAAAGGGGACCTGTAGGAGTATTAAGTGCTCCAGGATATTCATATAAATATTTGGGGGGTCTTGCCACAAAGGTTGTTATTCCTAACGAGGTTATGGAACAAGATTGTCTTTTAATTTATGAGGGTGATGCTTTTTATAAAGCATCCTTAATAGAACCTTTGTCGTGCGTGATAGGTGCTGTGAATGCTCAATATCATACTAGGGAAAATTCTTATGAGCATATCATGGGGATAAAACGTGGAGGGAAGACTGCCATTCTTGGTGGTGCAGGACCTATGGGTCTTGCTTTTCTTGCCTATCTTATTTATGGTCCTCAGAATCCAAGCTTACTTGTTATCACTGATATTGATGATGCAAAGTTGCAAAGAGCTATGAAGGCTTTTCCCAAAGAAGAAGTTAATAAAAAGGGAATAGATATTAGGTTTGTGAACCCAACAAGAGATCAATCCTATAAAGAAATAAAATATGATGATATTTTTATTTTATATCCAAGTCCTAAGCTGGTTGAGGAGGCAGACTCTCTTCTTGCAAGAGATGGTTGCTTAAACTTCTTTGCAGGACCTACTGATCATAATTTCATTGCTTGTGTTAATTTTTATAAGGTTCATTATGATAAACATCATTTTGTGGCTACATCGGGTGGTAATGCTGATGATATGAAAATAGCATTAGATCTTATACAAAGGGGAGTTATAGACCCTTCCCCTATGATTACCCATATAGGTGGACTTAATGTAGCAAGAGATGTGCTTTTAAATTTCCCTAATATCTCTGGGGGTAAAAAGTTAATCTATACCCATATAAGATTTCCATTGTCAGAAATAGAGGATTTTGAGAGATTAAGTGTAGAGGGTCCTGAGGAATTGAAAGATATATACAGAGATTTAGCTCAAATAGTGAAGGATAATAATGGCTGGTGGTGTAAAGAAGCTGAAGAATATCTACTAAAAAGGGGGGAGAAAATAGATGTGTGA
- a CDS encoding biotin/lipoyl-containing protein: MVKNIVMPKVSDVMENGTVTSWLKKEGDKVEKGEPLLEIEVEKAIMEIESEYDGYLRKILVKEGETVPVGTVLAYITDTLDESIPE; the protein is encoded by the coding sequence ATGGTTAAAAACATTGTTATGCCTAAGGTTAGCGATGTGATGGAAAACGGTACTGTTACTTCTTGGCTTAAAAAAGAGGGAGATAAAGTGGAAAAGGGTGAGCCTTTATTGGAGATTGAAGTGGAAAAAGCCATAATGGAGATAGAGAGTGAATACGATGGGTATTTGAGAAAGATACTTGTAAAAGAGGGAGAAACAGTACCTGTAGGAACTGTCTTAGCTTATATTACTGATACCTTAGATGAAAGTATACCTGAGTAA
- a CDS encoding sugar phosphate isomerase/epimerase family protein, which yields MKVHIDIGINGAFLTRRWEDPENFIKLTKELGYDYHSFCSDVLDPFFSGDKIYQIETAKKIREYAEKYNVKIWDYYTGMATHRFHGLSHSDERVRQRMKEWIISAMDIVKEMGAKYLGGHWDALSVEVLQDPEKTRERIKYVYETFKELAKIAKEKGLLGISNEQMYIPSEKPWTLQEAEEFLIEVNKKNDGVPIYITIDVGHQAGMHYGLSGEDLSYEEWLKRFAVFSPIIHLQQTTRDASAHWPFTEEYNAIGHVKIEKVLSAIEYSFKHYKESPISQYLKPVEEIILIAEIIPSSTKTEEKLLKELKETAEYLRNYIPKGGIYYEF from the coding sequence ATGAAGGTACATATAGATATCGGTATTAATGGGGCTTTTTTGACAAGAAGGTGGGAAGATCCTGAGAATTTTATAAAACTTACTAAGGAATTAGGATATGACTATCATTCTTTTTGTAGTGATGTTTTAGACCCATTTTTTAGTGGAGATAAAATTTATCAGATAGAAACTGCAAAGAAGATAAGAGAGTATGCAGAAAAATATAATGTTAAAATATGGGACTATTACACAGGTATGGCAACTCATAGGTTTCATGGTCTATCTCACAGTGATGAAAGAGTAAGACAAAGAATGAAGGAATGGATAATATCTGCTATGGACATTGTTAAAGAAATGGGGGCAAAATATCTTGGAGGACATTGGGATGCTTTATCTGTGGAAGTTTTGCAAGATCCAGAAAAGACAAGAGAAAGGATCAAGTATGTTTATGAAACTTTTAAAGAACTTGCAAAGATAGCAAAAGAAAAAGGACTTTTAGGTATATCTAATGAACAAATGTATATACCCAGTGAAAAACCCTGGACTCTTCAAGAGGCTGAAGAATTTCTTATTGAAGTAAATAAAAAAAATGACGGTGTTCCTATATATATAACCATTGATGTGGGACATCAAGCTGGAATGCACTATGGTCTTTCTGGAGAAGATTTATCCTATGAAGAATGGTTAAAAAGGTTTGCAGTATTCTCCCCTATAATTCATTTACAACAAACTACGAGGGATGCTAGTGCGCATTGGCCCTTTACTGAAGAGTATAACGCTATAGGTCATGTAAAGATTGAGAAAGTTCTTTCTGCAATTGAATACTCTTTCAAGCATTATAAAGAAAGTCCTATTTCTCAGTATTTAAAGCCTGTGGAAGAAATTATTCTTATTGCTGAAATTATTCCTTCATCTACGAAAACTGAGGAAAAACTTTTGAAAGAACTTAAAGAAACTGCTGAATATTTGAGGAATTATATTCCCAAAGGAGGAATTTATTATGAATTCTGA
- the srlD gene encoding sorbitol-6-phosphate dehydrogenase — protein sequence MCDCQRLKNRVAIVTGAAQGLGEALSYRLAKEGCNVTVADIKVEKLQEVAKRIEEEYGSKALAVKCDVTNEEDVKNMVEKTVETFGKLDIMVANAGILIAHDITEFPLEDWKKVIDVNLTGYFLCAREAAKVMVKQKSGVIIQINSKSGKKGSFRNAAYSASKFGGIGFTQSIALDLAPHNVRVVAVCPGDLLDSPLWKESLYDQYAKRLGISKEEVRERYLKQIPLGRACTYDDVANVVVFLASDEASYITGDAVNVSGGVEMR from the coding sequence ATGTGTGATTGCCAAAGATTAAAAAATAGAGTGGCAATTGTTACAGGTGCAGCTCAAGGGCTTGGAGAAGCTCTTTCTTATAGACTTGCAAAAGAAGGATGTAATGTAACTGTAGCTGATATAAAAGTAGAAAAGCTTCAAGAAGTGGCAAAAAGGATTGAAGAGGAATATGGCAGTAAGGCTCTTGCGGTCAAGTGCGATGTTACTAACGAGGAAGATGTAAAAAATATGGTAGAAAAAACTGTTGAGACTTTTGGAAAACTTGATATAATGGTAGCTAATGCTGGTATTTTAATTGCTCATGATATTACGGAATTTCCTCTTGAGGATTGGAAGAAGGTAATAGATGTTAATTTAACGGGATATTTTCTTTGCGCAAGAGAGGCTGCCAAGGTAATGGTAAAACAGAAATCCGGAGTAATAATTCAGATTAATTCAAAATCAGGAAAGAAAGGGAGTTTTAGAAATGCTGCTTATTCTGCCTCAAAATTTGGAGGAATAGGATTTACCCAAAGTATTGCATTAGATCTTGCACCGCATAATGTAAGGGTAGTGGCGGTATGTCCAGGAGATCTTTTGGATTCTCCATTATGGAAGGAAAGCCTTTATGATCAATATGCTAAAAGATTGGGAATAAGTAAAGAAGAGGTAAGAGAAAGATATTTAAAGCAGATACCTCTTGGTAGGGCATGTACTTATGATGATGTGGCAAATGTAGTGGTATTTCTTGCAAGCGATGAAGCTTCTTATATTACTGGAGATGCAGTAAATGTAAGTGGTGGGGTAGAAATGAGGTGA
- a CDS encoding ABC transporter permease: MMAKMGSINGLREKSYDIAKLREIGIIFPLFLFGLIIALRNPYFISWENLRYIFLDASILTIVAIGEMMVILTGGIDLSVGSNLALTGMTVSMIYRDFHNFPVILAPLIGILIGGVCGAINGLFVAKGKVIPIIATLSTMYIFRGIVYIISGGRWVNAHEMPEGYKLLTRVEILGIPILVIYALIVFLFFYYLLNYKAIGRSIYAVGNNPQSAIYIGINKVKVLFLVYLISGILAGLSGVLYTSRFASAESSAAIGFELSAISAVVIGGVKTTGGSGKIGGVVLGALLLTMIVNGLNVMKISPFYKLALQGLMFLIAVIVDSLIAERYYKGRRRRV, translated from the coding sequence ATGATGGCAAAAATGGGTTCTATAAATGGGTTAAGAGAAAAAAGTTACGATATTGCAAAATTAAGAGAGATCGGAATAATCTTCCCTCTTTTCCTTTTTGGATTAATCATAGCATTGAGAAATCCTTATTTTATAAGCTGGGAAAACCTTAGATATATTTTTCTTGACGCATCCATATTAACTATTGTTGCTATAGGAGAAATGATGGTTATACTTACTGGTGGGATAGATCTTTCTGTAGGTTCTAATCTTGCTTTAACAGGAATGACCGTATCAATGATTTATAGAGATTTTCATAATTTTCCTGTAATATTAGCTCCCTTAATTGGAATTTTAATTGGAGGAGTATGTGGGGCTATAAATGGCCTTTTTGTGGCAAAGGGAAAGGTTATTCCTATAATTGCTACTCTTTCTACGATGTATATATTTAGAGGAATTGTATATATAATTAGTGGGGGTAGATGGGTTAATGCTCATGAGATGCCTGAAGGCTATAAACTTCTTACCCGAGTTGAGATATTAGGCATCCCCATATTAGTAATTTATGCTCTTATTGTTTTTCTCTTTTTTTATTATCTTTTGAATTATAAGGCTATTGGAAGAAGTATATATGCTGTTGGAAATAATCCTCAATCTGCAATATATATTGGTATTAATAAAGTAAAAGTATTATTCTTAGTTTACCTTATTTCAGGTATTCTTGCTGGACTCAGCGGTGTTTTATATACTTCTCGTTTTGCTTCTGCAGAAAGTAGTGCTGCTATAGGATTTGAACTTTCTGCTATTTCTGCCGTGGTTATTGGAGGAGTAAAAACTACAGGTGGATCCGGAAAGATAGGTGGGGTAGTTTTAGGAGCTTTACTTTTGACAATGATTGTTAATGGATTGAATGTTATGAAGATATCACCTTTTTATAAGCTCGCTCTTCAAGGCTTGATGTTCTTAATTGCTGTAATTGTAGATTCTTTAATTGCGGAGAGATATTATAAGGGACGTAGGAGGAGGGTATGA
- a CDS encoding alpha-ketoacid dehydrogenase subunit alpha/beta: protein MFRLPKEIPVLPEFEPGYIEVGGKVPKFQYRKSLKEELKEGSITKEESIDLFKCMLMIRNFEEMIYELRVNKGKYGNIRYLYIGATHLSIGQEAVPTGGISVIKKDDYITSTHRGHGDAIAKSYFGLKDMSEEELIAFIENNKEIANFLGYDWKNKNKNILYQYALDIELFKAIGELFGKEWGACRGRGGSMHIADFSVGHLGANAIVGGSMGIAVGSAMASRYMEDGRVTLCFIGDGAMNTGIAHEAINMACMAQFTNGLMSKKFGVPVIFMVMNNQYGESGQQRGEVTGIDFIAERGFAYSKNGMHAEVVNAMNVLAVRDAVKRAVERIRKGEGPVLLEFWGYRFMGHSLSDTLEKPENGTYRTYNELQAWKKYDPLEIYAKELIDAGVLTPHEIENLKKEYRQRNENIAAKVIESPNPDPKDMTKYVFKEDSIDSFVPEKFRNVTVLKEPKFKDRDPEVEINYKEAIIEALYQEMRRDGRVLMWGEDIADYGGSFGETKGLLEIFGRDRIFNTAISEAAIVGAGVGAAMRGLRPVVEIMYIDFILIAMDQIANQAAKMRYMSGGQAEIPLTIITTIGGGKGYAGQHSQSIESILTHFPGLKVVAPSDAYDAKGLLIASIRDKNPVIYIEHQNLLQDPLLLSLSKRKVPKEDYIVPIGKADIKRRAKNYDKSVTVVSWSAMIYAVLKAAEELEKEGIELEVVDLRSLYPLDMDTIIDSVKRTRRFAVVTQAVEFMSLSSEIITQLYQKASSFLIRPPIRIGAPFCPPPASPVLEKAYLPNDKRIIEEIKKLF, encoded by the coding sequence GTGTTTAGATTGCCAAAAGAAATACCTGTACTTCCAGAATTTGAACCAGGATATATTGAGGTAGGTGGAAAGGTACCTAAGTTTCAATATAGAAAATCTTTAAAAGAAGAATTAAAAGAGGGGAGCATAACTAAAGAAGAGAGCATAGATCTTTTCAAATGTATGCTTATGATCCGAAATTTTGAAGAGATGATCTATGAGTTAAGGGTTAATAAAGGTAAATATGGGAATATTAGGTATCTATATATAGGTGCTACTCATCTTTCCATTGGACAGGAAGCAGTTCCCACAGGCGGAATTTCAGTTATTAAGAAGGATGATTATATTACTAGTACCCATAGAGGGCATGGTGATGCCATAGCTAAAAGCTATTTTGGATTAAAAGATATGAGTGAAGAGGAGCTGATAGCTTTTATTGAAAATAACAAAGAAATTGCAAATTTTTTAGGATATGATTGGAAGAACAAAAATAAAAATATTCTTTATCAATATGCCCTTGATATTGAATTATTCAAAGCAATAGGGGAGCTTTTTGGAAAAGAGTGGGGTGCTTGTAGGGGAAGAGGAGGATCCATGCATATTGCGGACTTTAGTGTAGGACATTTGGGGGCAAATGCTATTGTTGGTGGTAGTATGGGAATAGCTGTAGGGTCTGCTATGGCTTCAAGATATATGGAAGATGGTAGAGTAACTTTATGTTTTATAGGGGATGGAGCAATGAATACAGGAATAGCTCATGAGGCAATAAATATGGCATGTATGGCACAATTTACTAATGGTCTTATGAGTAAAAAATTTGGAGTTCCTGTAATATTTATGGTTATGAATAACCAATATGGTGAGTCTGGACAACAAAGGGGCGAAGTAACAGGAATAGATTTTATTGCAGAGAGAGGTTTTGCGTATAGTAAGAATGGTATGCATGCAGAAGTAGTAAATGCTATGAATGTGCTTGCAGTAAGAGATGCAGTCAAAAGAGCCGTGGAAAGGATAAGAAAAGGAGAGGGGCCAGTTCTTCTTGAATTTTGGGGATACAGATTTATGGGACATTCTTTAAGTGATACTTTGGAAAAACCAGAAAATGGTACTTATAGAACCTACAATGAGTTACAAGCATGGAAAAAATATGATCCATTGGAGATTTATGCGAAAGAGTTGATAGATGCAGGAGTACTTACTCCTCATGAGATTGAAAATCTGAAAAAAGAATATAGACAGAGAAATGAGAATATTGCTGCAAAGGTAATTGAATCTCCTAATCCCGACCCTAAGGATATGACAAAATATGTTTTTAAAGAAGACTCCATAGATAGTTTTGTGCCTGAGAAGTTTAGAAACGTTACAGTGCTTAAGGAACCAAAATTTAAGGACAGAGATCCAGAGGTAGAGATAAACTACAAAGAAGCAATTATTGAGGCATTATATCAAGAAATGAGGAGAGATGGAAGAGTACTAATGTGGGGAGAAGATATAGCTGATTATGGTGGTTCTTTTGGAGAAACAAAGGGACTCTTAGAAATATTTGGAAGGGATAGGATATTTAACACCGCAATTTCTGAAGCAGCAATAGTAGGAGCAGGAGTTGGAGCGGCAATGAGAGGTCTGAGGCCTGTGGTGGAGATAATGTATATAGACTTTATTTTAATTGCTATGGATCAAATAGCAAATCAAGCTGCTAAAATGCGCTATATGTCAGGAGGACAAGCGGAAATTCCTCTCACCATAATAACCACTATTGGTGGTGGTAAAGGATATGCAGGTCAACATTCTCAGAGTATTGAGTCAATTTTGACCCATTTCCCTGGATTAAAAGTTGTTGCTCCATCAGATGCTTATGATGCCAAAGGTTTATTGATAGCTTCTATAAGGGACAAAAATCCTGTAATTTATATAGAGCATCAAAATTTACTTCAAGATCCTTTATTACTTTCTTTGTCCAAGAGAAAAGTCCCCAAAGAAGATTATATAGTCCCTATTGGTAAAGCAGACATTAAGAGAAGAGCTAAAAATTATGATAAAAGTGTTACTGTAGTTTCGTGGTCTGCCATGATTTACGCCGTATTAAAAGCAGCAGAGGAATTGGAAAAAGAGGGTATTGAATTGGAGGTAGTAGATCTTAGAAGTCTCTATCCTTTAGATATGGATACTATTATTGATTCTGTAAAGAGGACAAGAAGGTTTGCTGTTGTTACACAAGCTGTGGAATTCATGTCTCTATCTTCCGAGATAATAACTCAACTTTATCAAAAAGCCTCATCTTTTCTTATTAGACCTCCAATAAGAATAGGCGCTCCTTTTTGTCCTCCACCAGCTTCTCCTGTTCTTGAAAAAGCATACTTACCTAATGACAAAAGAATTATAGAAGAAATTAAAAAGTTATTCTAA
- a CDS encoding dihydrolipoamide acetyltransferase family protein, whose protein sequence is MSGNNVIKRIPLNTVRRTIAERLLKSKQSIPHFYAIAEVDTTNLVETRANFVNEKNIKISYDDFIIKATALSMKEFPLINARFKDTEIELLEDINVGFAVALGEEGVVVPVIRNADKKLIAQIFEERISLVEKARNRKLRVEDISDRSITVNNVGVFGVRSILAIINPPEVAIVTCGAIQDRVVVINGEIKIRKMMDITLSADHRVIDGAYGSKFLMKIKEFLENPDLLLSKGE, encoded by the coding sequence TTGAGTGGTAATAATGTGATAAAGAGAATCCCTTTGAATACAGTAAGAAGAACTATCGCTGAGAGGTTATTAAAAAGTAAGCAATCAATACCCCATTTTTACGCTATTGCCGAAGTTGATACTACAAACTTAGTTGAGACAAGAGCAAATTTTGTTAATGAGAAAAATATAAAAATTTCTTATGATGATTTCATAATTAAGGCTACTGCTCTTTCTATGAAAGAGTTTCCGTTAATAAATGCCCGATTTAAAGATACAGAGATAGAGCTTTTGGAAGACATAAATGTGGGTTTTGCTGTAGCTTTAGGGGAAGAAGGTGTAGTGGTACCTGTTATAAGAAATGCTGATAAAAAGCTTATAGCTCAAATATTTGAAGAAAGGATTTCTCTTGTAGAAAAAGCAAGAAATAGAAAGTTAAGAGTGGAAGATATATCTGATAGAAGCATTACTGTAAATAATGTTGGTGTGTTTGGAGTAAGATCTATACTTGCTATAATTAATCCCCCTGAAGTAGCTATTGTTACCTGTGGGGCTATTCAAGATAGAGTGGTGGTAATTAATGGAGAAATAAAAATTAGGAAGATGATGGATATAACTCTCTCCGCAGATCATAGGGTAATAGATGGGGCATACGGATCTAAGTTTCTCATGAAAATAAAGGAGTTTTTAGAGAATCCTGATTTATTATTGAGTAAGGGGGAATAA